A stretch of Bradyrhizobium sp. AZCC 2262 DNA encodes these proteins:
- a CDS encoding adenylate/guanylate cyclase domain-containing protein, with product MSETETLFAALRQSSDEAVVDLLERMVRDAPDHALNKMNALDLAGTAGIDEERVIAALLNAVGLGMFEMTWNVMCPSCAGVLSANKSLKTLDRSQYNCAFCAAGYETTLDNLVEVTFTVSPRLRKIAAHNPDELSAAEYYRQIFWSSAIDLPDDLESLLDDVTLEIVDLPAGERAILSLQVPQGTLIVFDPVTHAAQFLEVSGEETSERQNLSVIFNKIQVPVDTVGLRPGPLRLALDNRTDGRVLPAVWVANPALDDILKRRKSVLTATRLLTNQTFRDIYRTDTLAIGQRLKILSLTFLFSDLKDSTELYEHVGDLVAFDLVNEHFRLLQEIIASERGAVVKTIGDAVMATFETPDRAIAAAIRMREAMSDLGAERQHQSLRLKMGIHEGSCLAVTLNGQQDYFGQTVNIASRVQGLAASRSIVVTEQVVENAHARTLLETSGLKPTPRRVALTGIAEKVSVYEIS from the coding sequence ATGAGCGAAACCGAGACCTTGTTTGCGGCCCTGCGTCAGTCGTCCGACGAAGCCGTTGTGGACTTGCTCGAGCGCATGGTGCGGGATGCCCCGGATCATGCCCTGAACAAGATGAACGCGCTCGATCTCGCCGGCACGGCGGGCATCGACGAAGAGCGGGTCATCGCCGCACTCCTGAATGCGGTCGGGCTCGGCATGTTCGAGATGACCTGGAACGTGATGTGCCCGAGCTGCGCCGGGGTTCTTTCCGCCAACAAGAGCCTGAAGACCCTGGATCGGTCGCAGTATAATTGCGCTTTCTGCGCCGCGGGCTACGAGACGACGCTCGACAATCTGGTCGAGGTGACTTTTACGGTAAGCCCGCGCCTGCGAAAGATCGCGGCCCATAATCCCGACGAACTGTCCGCGGCCGAATATTATCGCCAGATCTTCTGGAGTTCGGCGATCGATCTTCCGGACGATCTGGAGAGCCTGCTGGACGACGTCACGCTCGAAATCGTCGACTTGCCGGCAGGCGAAAGGGCCATCCTTTCCCTGCAGGTGCCGCAGGGCACGTTGATCGTGTTCGATCCCGTGACGCATGCGGCCCAGTTCCTGGAGGTCAGCGGCGAAGAGACCAGCGAGCGCCAGAACCTGTCGGTGATCTTCAACAAGATCCAGGTTCCCGTCGACACCGTTGGCTTGCGACCCGGGCCGCTGCGCCTCGCCCTGGATAACCGCACCGACGGTCGCGTGTTGCCGGCGGTATGGGTGGCGAACCCGGCGCTGGACGACATCCTCAAGCGACGAAAGTCGGTTCTCACGGCAACGCGTCTGCTCACCAACCAGACGTTTCGCGATATCTACCGGACCGACACGCTCGCCATCGGCCAGCGCCTCAAGATCCTGAGCCTGACTTTCCTGTTCAGCGATCTCAAGGACTCCACCGAGCTTTATGAGCACGTCGGTGACCTCGTCGCTTTCGATCTAGTCAACGAGCATTTCAGGCTGTTGCAGGAGATCATCGCGTCCGAACGAGGGGCGGTCGTGAAGACCATCGGCGATGCCGTGATGGCGACCTTCGAGACACCCGACCGCGCCATTGCCGCGGCGATCCGCATGCGCGAGGCGATGAGCGATCTTGGCGCCGAGCGTCAGCACCAGAGCCTGCGCCTGAAGATGGGCATCCATGAAGGCTCATGCCTCGCGGTGACCCTCAATGGCCAGCAGGACTATTTTGGCCAGACGGTCAATATCGCCTCGCGCGTCCAAGGCCTTGCGGCCTCAC